The following proteins are co-located in the Neofelis nebulosa isolate mNeoNeb1 chromosome 18, mNeoNeb1.pri, whole genome shotgun sequence genome:
- the SCNN1G gene encoding amiloride-sensitive sodium channel subunit gamma isoform X4, translated as MGTTLHILLHIKLAWPSSPILIMAPGEKIKAKIKKNLPVTGPQAPTIKELMRWYCLNTNTHGCRRIVVSRGRLRRLLWVLFTLTAVALIFWQCALLISSFYTVSVSIKVHFQKLDFPAVTICNINPYKYSAVRDLLADLEQETRTALKNLYGFPENKSRKRREAESWTSAWEGTQPKFLKLVPLLAFSQDETSKARDFLTGRKRKVSGSIIHKASDVMHVHESKEVVGFQLCSNDTSKCAVYTFSSGVNAIQEWYKLHYMNIMAQVPLEKKINMSYSAEELLVTCFFDGMSCDARNFTLFHHPMYGNCYTFNNRENETILSTSMGGSEYGLQVILYINEEEYNPFLVSSTGAKVIVHRQDEYPFIEDIGTEIETAMATSIGMHLTESFKLSEPYSQCTEDGSDVPISNIYNAAYSLQICLHSCFQTKMVEKCGCAQYSQPLPPAANYCNYQQHPNWMYCYYQLHQAFVREELGCQSVCREACSFKEWTLTTSLAQWPSEVSEKWLLPVLTWDQGQQIKKKLNKVLVMA; from the exons cttgCCTGGCCCTCAAGTCCCATCCTCATCATGGCTCCTGGAGAGAAGatcaaagccaaaatcaagaagaatCTGCCTGTGACGGGGCCCCAGGCGCCTACCATAAAAGAGCTGATGCGGTGGTACTGCCTCAACACCAACACCCACGGCTGCCGCCGCATCGTGGTGTCCCGCGGCCGCCTGCGGCGCCTGCTCTGGGTTCTCTTCACGCTGACGGCCGTGGCCCTTATTTTCTGGCAATGTGCCCTCCTCATCTCCTCCTTCTACACCGTCTCCGTCTCCATCAAGGTCCACTTCCAGAAGCTGGATTTTCCTGCCGTCACCATCTGCAACATCAACCCTTACAA GTACAGTGCAGTGCGGGACCTTCTAGCCGACTTGGAACAGGAGACTAGAACGGCCTTGAAGAACCTGTACGGCTTTCCAGAGAATAAGTCTCGAAAACGCCGAGAGGCAGAGTCTTGGACCTCGGCTTGGGAGGGCACACAGCCCAAATTCCTCAAACTGGTCCCACTGCTGGCTTTCAGTCAGGATGAGACCAGCAAGGCCAGGGACTTCCTCACAGGGCGGAAGCGGAAAGTCAGTGGGAGCATCATTCACAAGGCATCAGATGTCATGCATGTCCACGAGTCCAAGGAGGTGGTGGGATTCCAACTG TGTTCAAATGACACGTCCAAATGTGCCGTCTACACCTTCAGCTCAGGGGTCAATGCCATCCAGGAGTGGTATAAGCTGCACTACATGAACATCATGGCACAGGTCCCTCTGGAGAAGAAAATCAACATGAGCTACTCTGCTGAGGAGCTGCTGGTTACCTGCTTCTTTGATGGCATGTCCTGCGATGCCAG AAACTTCACGCTTTTCCACCATCCAATGTATGGGAATTGCTACACGTTCaacaacagagaaaatgagaCTATCCTCAGCACCTCTATGGGGGGCAGTGAATACG GGCTGCAGGTGATCTTGTACATCAATGAAGAGGAGTACAATCCCTTCCTGGTATCCTCCACTGGGGCTAAGGTGATTGTGCATCGGCAGGATGAATACCCCTTCATTGAGGACATAGGAACAGAGATCGAGACGGCAATGGCCACCTCCATAGGCATGCATCTG ACGGAGTCCTTCAAGCTGAGTGAACCCTACAGCCAGTGCACAGAGGACGGGAGTGACGTGCCGATCAGTAATATCTACAATGCTGCATACTCCCTCCAG ATCTGCCTTCACTCATGCTTCCAGACAAAGATGGTGGAGAAATGTGGGTGCGCCCAGTATAGCCAGCCGCTACCTCCAGCAGCCAACTACTGCAACTACCAGCAGCACCCCAACTGGA TGTATTGCTACTACCAGCTGCACCAGGCCTTTGTCCGGGAAGAGCTGGGCTGCCAGTCGGTATGCCGGGAAGCCTGCAG CTTTAAGGAGTGGACACTGACCACCAGTCTGGCACAGTGGCCATCCGAGGTTTCTGAG